A region from the Benincasa hispida cultivar B227 chromosome 10, ASM972705v1, whole genome shotgun sequence genome encodes:
- the LOC120089305 gene encoding NEDD8-specific protease 1, which produces MGKSEGDEKILSYNDVVLRKSDLDILGGPYYLNDRIPEFYFSYLSTTHPSKDILLSPPSIAFWIMNCPDAESLDDFLKPLNLCDKKLVIFPVNDNNDVSKAEGGNHWSLLAFYREANVFVHHDSHKGMNKYHAKRLYRAVARFMSADSNSTSNPSYLECVESPQQVNGYDCGVYVIAIARTICRWYEQRKEVDRDGLWFSAVVKEVSPSFVTNMRSEILGLIRSLMAVKEYQPASK; this is translated from the coding sequence ATGGGGAAGTCTGAAGGAGACGAGAAAatcttaagttacaacgatgtTGTACTCCGAAAATCCGATTTGGACATCCTTGGCGGTCCATATTATCTGAATGATCGAATCCCCGAATTCTATTTCAGCTATCTAAGCACAACCCATCCTTCCAAGGATATTCTTCTATCTCCACCTTCAATTGCTTTCTGGATAATGAACTGCCCCGATGCCGAGAGTCTCGACGATTTCCTAAAACCTCTCAATCTTTGTGACAAGAAGCTTGTAATCTTCCCCGTCAATGACAACAATGACGTTAGTAAAGCTGAAGGTGGAAACCACTGGAGTCTTCTTGCATTCTACAGAGAAGCGAACGTATTTGTCCATCATGATAGCCACAAAGGGATGAACAAGTACCATGCCAAGCGACTTTACAGAGCTGTGGCTAGATTTATGAGTGCTGACTCGAATTCAACGTCGAATCCAAGTTATCTGGAATGTGTAGAGTCTCCGCAGCAAGTAAATGGATATGATTGTGGTGTGTATGTTATAGCTATAGCAAGAACCATATGCAGGTGGTATGAGCAAAGGAAAGAAGTTGATAGAGATGGGTTGTGGTTTTCAGCGGTGGTGAAGGAGGTTAGTCCATCATTTGTTACCAATATGCGTAGCGAAATATTGGGGCTAATAAGAAGTTTAATGGCTGTGAAGGAATATCAACCGGCTTCTAAATAA